A portion of the Fusobacterium nucleatum genome contains these proteins:
- the pepT gene encoding peptidase T, with amino-acid sequence MDSKKYSTLKERFLRYVKFNTRSDDASETIPSTPSQMEFAKMLKKELEELGLSNIFINKACFVNATLPSNIDKKVATVGFIAHMDTADFNAEGISPQIVENYDGKDIVLNKEQNIVLKVEEFPNLKNYISKTLITTDGTTLLGADDKSGIVEIIEAVKYLKEHPEIKHGDIKIAFGPDEEIGRGADYFDVKEFAADYAYTMDGGPIGELEYESFNAAQAKFKIKGVSVHPGTAKGKMINASLIASEIIEMFPKDEVPEKTEGYEGFYFLDEMKSNCEEGEVVYIIRDHDKAKFLAKKEFVKELVEKVNKKYGREVVKLELKDEYYNMGEIIKDHMYVVDIAKQAMENLGIKPLIKAIRGGTDGSKISFMGLPTPNIFAGGENFHGKYEFVALESMEKATDVIVEIVKLNAER; translated from the coding sequence ATGGATTCAAAAAAATATTCTACATTGAAAGAAAGATTTTTAAGGTATGTAAAATTTAATACTCGTTCAGATGATGCAAGTGAAACAATTCCGTCAACACCATCACAAATGGAATTTGCCAAGATGTTAAAAAAAGAATTAGAAGAATTAGGATTAAGTAATATTTTTATAAATAAGGCATGTTTTGTAAATGCAACTTTACCAAGTAACATAGATAAAAAAGTTGCTACTGTTGGTTTTATTGCACACATGGATACAGCAGATTTTAATGCAGAAGGAATTAGTCCACAAATTGTAGAAAACTATGATGGAAAAGATATAGTTTTAAATAAAGAACAAAATATAGTTTTAAAAGTTGAAGAATTTCCTAATTTAAAAAACTATATTTCTAAGACATTAATTACAACAGATGGTACAACTTTACTTGGAGCAGATGATAAATCAGGAATAGTTGAAATCATTGAAGCAGTTAAATATTTGAAAGAACATCCTGAAATTAAGCATGGGGATATAAAAATTGCTTTTGGACCAGATGAAGAAATTGGTAGAGGAGCAGACTATTTTGATGTAAAAGAATTTGCAGCAGATTATGCTTACACTATGGATGGAGGCCCTATTGGAGAATTAGAATATGAAAGTTTTAATGCTGCACAAGCTAAGTTTAAAATAAAAGGTGTTAGTGTACACCCAGGAACTGCAAAAGGAAAAATGATAAATGCAAGTTTGATTGCAAGTGAAATTATAGAAATGTTCCCAAAAGATGAAGTTCCTGAAAAAACAGAAGGTTATGAAGGTTTTTATTTCTTAGATGAAATGAAATCTAATTGTGAAGAAGGAGAAGTAGTTTACATTATAAGAGACCATGATAAAGCTAAGTTTTTAGCAAAAAAAGAATTTGTGAAAGAATTAGTTGAAAAAGTAAATAAAAAATATGGAAGAGAAGTAGTTAAACTTGAATTAAAAGATGAATATTACAATATGGGAGAAATTATAAAAGACCATATGTATGTTGTGGATATAGCAAAACAAGCTATGGAAAATTTAGGAATAAAACCACTTATTAAAGCTATTCGTGGTGGAACAGATGGCTCTAAAATTTCATTTATGGGATTGCCTACACCAAATATTTTTGCTGGTGGAGAAAATTTCCATGGAAAATATGAATTTGTTGCTCTTGAAAGTATGGAAAAGGCAACAGATGTTATAGTAGAGATTGTAAAGTTAAACGCAGAAAGGTAA
- a CDS encoding YgiQ family radical SAM protein has translation MKFLPTTKEEMKNLGWDSIDVLLISGDTYLDTSYNGSVLVGKWLVEHGFKVGIIAQPEVDVPDDITRLGEPNLFFAVSGGCVDSMVANYTATKKRRQQDDFTPGGVNNKRPDRAVLVYSNMIRRFFKGTTKKIVISGIESSLRRITHYDYWTNKLRKPILFDAKADILSYGMGEMSMLQLANALKNGEDWKNIKGLCYLSKEMKQDYLSLPSHSECLADKDNFIEAFHTFYLNCDPITAKGLCQKCDDRYLIQNPPSESYSEEIMDKIYSMEFARDVHPYYKKMGAVRALDTIKYSVTTHRGCYGECNFCAIAIHQGRTIMSRSQSSIVEEVKNIAGTPKFHGNISDVGGPTANMYGLECKKKLKLGACPDRRCLYPKKCLHLQVNHNNQVELLKKLKKIPNIKKIFIASGIRYDMILDDNKCGQMYLKEIIKDHISGQMKIAPEHTEDKILGLMGKDGKSCLNEFKNQFYKINNELGKKQFLTYYLIAAHPGCKDKDMMDLKRYASQELRVNPEQVQIFTPTPSTYSTLMYYTEKDPFTNQKLFVEKDNGKKQKQKDIVTEKRKNRK, from the coding sequence ATGAAATTTTTACCAACTACAAAAGAGGAAATGAAAAATCTAGGTTGGGACAGTATTGACGTTCTTCTGATTTCAGGAGATACATATTTAGATACTTCATATAATGGAAGTGTATTAGTTGGAAAATGGCTTGTAGAACATGGCTTCAAGGTTGGGATAATAGCTCAACCAGAAGTTGATGTTCCTGATGATATAACTCGTTTGGGAGAACCTAATTTATTTTTTGCTGTATCTGGTGGTTGTGTTGATTCTATGGTAGCAAACTACACTGCAACTAAAAAGAGAAGACAACAGGATGATTTTACACCAGGTGGAGTAAATAATAAAAGACCAGATAGAGCAGTTTTAGTTTATTCAAATATGATTCGTAGATTTTTTAAAGGAACTACGAAGAAAATTGTAATAAGTGGAATTGAGTCAAGTTTAAGAAGAATAACTCACTATGATTATTGGACTAATAAATTGAGAAAACCTATTTTATTTGATGCTAAGGCAGATATTTTATCCTATGGCATGGGAGAAATGTCTATGTTACAATTAGCAAATGCTTTAAAAAATGGGGAAGATTGGAAAAATATTAAAGGACTTTGTTATTTAAGTAAGGAAATGAAACAAGATTACTTATCTTTGCCATCTCATTCTGAATGTCTTGCAGATAAAGATAATTTTATAGAAGCTTTTCATACTTTTTATTTGAATTGTGACCCTATAACAGCAAAGGGACTTTGTCAAAAATGTGATGATAGATATTTAATTCAAAATCCTCCATCAGAAAGTTATTCAGAAGAGATAATGGATAAAATTTACTCTATGGAATTTGCTAGAGATGTACACCCTTACTATAAAAAAATGGGAGCAGTTAGAGCATTGGATACTATAAAATATTCTGTTACAACTCATAGGGGTTGCTATGGAGAATGTAATTTCTGTGCAATAGCTATTCATCAAGGCAGAACTATTATGTCAAGAAGTCAAAGTTCAATAGTAGAGGAAGTTAAAAATATTGCGGGAACACCTAAATTTCATGGTAATATTTCTGATGTAGGTGGACCAACAGCAAATATGTATGGACTTGAATGTAAGAAAAAATTAAAACTTGGTGCTTGTCCTGATAGAAGATGTCTGTACCCTAAAAAATGTCTTCATTTACAAGTAAATCATAATAATCAGGTGGAACTTTTAAAGAAGTTAAAGAAAATTCCAAATATAAAAAAGATTTTTATAGCTTCAGGAATTAGATATGATATGATTTTAGATGATAATAAATGTGGGCAAATGTATTTGAAAGAAATAATAAAAGACCACATTTCAGGGCAGATGAAAATTGCACCTGAACATACAGAAGATAAAATATTGGGACTTATGGGAAAAGATGGAAAATCTTGTCTGAATGAATTTAAAAATCAATTCTATAAAATAAATAATGAATTAGGGAAAAAACAATTTTTAACTTATTATTTAATTGCTGCTCATCCAGGGTGTAAAGATAAAGATATGATGGATTTAAAAAGATATGCTTCACAGGAATTGAGAGTTAATCCTGAACAAGTACAAATTTTTACACCAACTCCATCAACTTATTCAACATTGATGTATTATACAGAGAAAGACCCTTTTACAAATCAAAAGTTATTTGTTGAAAAAGATAATGGAAAAAAGCAAAAACAAAAAGATATAGTTACTGAAAAAAGGAAAAATAGAAAATAG
- a CDS encoding YadA family autotransporter adhesin, whose amino-acid sequence MKKSVSLKLIIFSFLLVSGSITYSATPTIEAGTGTDSTEAGIDNEASKEKSSAFGYKNIADGEESSAFGFSNTASGKRSSAFGHSNKASGERSSAIGYNNEVTGLESSVLGNNYKVTGNHSGAFGIGTYDEVNRVYKRINGGGNSYMIGNDNNIAKGANDNFILGNGVDIGVDSNGRKIEGSVVLGHGSSVSESEVVSVGTPDGGRRIVNVREARITATSNDATTGKQLYQVAKATSTDIDVAAWKAKLGVGSGGVDLTVYSKRDASNLTATDISAWRTKLGVGAGGGGGIVNTATGTGSTGLGIDNTVTGDYSTAIGYKNNVSGNKSGAFGDPNVVTGNGSYAFGNDNTINGNNNFVLGNNVTIGSGIQNSVALGNNSTVSSSNEVSVGSATQKRKITNVADGDVSATSTDAVTGRQLYKAMQNSGATGIENLRNEVNEKIDDVKDEVNHVGSLSAALAGLHPMQYDPKAPTQVMAALGHYRNKQSVAVGLSYYFNDRFMVSAGVAIGGERRVKSMANVGFTVKLGKGSGVEYNETPQYVVQNEVKRLTVENQNLKSQVNNQGKENQELKAEINSLNTKNKEQDEKIKNLEEKLNRLLKNK is encoded by the coding sequence ATGAAAAAATCTGTTAGTTTAAAATTGATCATTTTTAGTTTTCTTTTAGTTTCTGGTAGTATTACTTATTCAGCTACACCAACTATTGAAGCAGGAACTGGTACTGATAGTACAGAGGCAGGAATTGATAATGAAGCTAGTAAAGAAAAGAGTTCAGCTTTTGGATATAAAAATATAGCAGATGGAGAGGAAAGTTCAGCTTTTGGATTTAGTAATACAGCCAGTGGAAAAAGGAGTTCAGCTTTTGGACATAGTAATAAAGCTAGTGGAGAAAGAAGTTCTGCTATTGGATATAATAATGAAGTCACTGGTCTTGAGAGTTCAGTCCTTGGAAATAATTATAAAGTTACTGGAAACCATTCAGGAGCTTTTGGTATAGGTACATATGATGAAGTTAATAGAGTATATAAACGTATAAATGGGGGTGGTAATTCATATATGATAGGTAATGATAATAACATTGCTAAGGGAGCTAATGATAACTTTATTTTAGGTAATGGTGTTGATATTGGTGTTGATAGCAATGGTCGGAAAATTGAGGGTTCAGTTGTTTTAGGGCATGGTTCTAGTGTTTCTGAATCTGAAGTAGTTTCTGTTGGAACCCCTGATGGAGGAAGAAGGATAGTTAATGTACGTGAGGCAAGAATTACTGCTACATCTAATGATGCTACTACTGGTAAACAATTATATCAAGTTGCTAAAGCTACTTCAACAGACATTGATGTTGCTGCTTGGAAAGCTAAATTAGGTGTAGGCTCTGGTGGTGTTGATTTAACTGTTTATAGTAAAAGAGATGCTTCTAATTTAACCGCTACTGATATTTCTGCTTGGAGAACTAAACTTGGTGTTGGTGCTGGTGGAGGTGGTGGAATAGTTAACACTGCGACTGGTACTGGAAGTACAGGACTTGGTATTGATAACACTGTTACTGGTGATTATTCTACTGCTATTGGTTATAAAAATAATGTAAGTGGTAATAAATCTGGTGCTTTTGGTGATCCTAATGTTGTTACTGGAAATGGCTCTTATGCTTTTGGTAATGATAATACTATTAATGGAAACAATAACTTTGTTTTAGGTAATAATGTTACTATTGGAAGTGGTATCCAAAATTCAGTGGCACTTGGTAATAATTCTACTGTATCTTCTTCTAATGAAGTTTCAGTTGGTTCTGCTACTCAAAAAAGAAAAATAACTAATGTAGCTGATGGAGATGTTTCTGCTACATCTACTGATGCTGTTACAGGTAGACAATTATATAAAGCTATGCAAAATTCAGGTGCAACTGGTATAGAAAATTTAAGAAATGAAGTCAATGAAAAAATAGATGATGTTAAAGATGAAGTTAACCATGTAGGTTCTTTAAGCGCTGCTCTTGCCGGATTACATCCTATGCAATATGACCCTAAAGCTCCTACTCAAGTTATGGCTGCATTAGGACATTATAGAAATAAACAATCTGTTGCTGTTGGATTAAGTTATTATTTCAATGATAGATTTATGGTGAGTGCTGGAGTAGCTATTGGTGGTGAAAGAAGAGTAAAGAGCATGGCTAATGTTGGATTCACTGTAAAACTTGGTAAAGGTAGTGGAGTTGAATATAATGAAACTCCTCAATATGTTGTTCAAAATGAGGTTAAAAGATTGACAGTTGAAAATCAAAATTTAAAATCTCAAGTTAATAATCAAGGAAAAGAAAATCAAGAACTAAAAGCAGAAATTAATTCTTTAAATACAAAAAATAAAGAACAAGATGAAAAGATTAAAAATTTAGAAGAAAAATTAAATAGACTATTAAAAAATAAATAG
- a CDS encoding class I SAM-dependent methyltransferase — MDKKLIANWLEEEKNAHIQGWDFSYIHGRYEEENDLPWDYKNIIKQYLKAEYKLLDIDTGGGEFLLTFEHPFKNTSVTENYPPNIEFCKKNLVPLGINLYETDGASLLPFKDNEFDIIINKHGNFNISELFRILKTGGIFITQQVGAENDKELIELLLPKTEFPFPNLYLKNISKKFKETGFKILQEQEAFCPIKFYDIGALVWYAHIIEWEFPNFSVNNCLENLFKAQEILEKQGVVEGKIHRFLIVAQK; from the coding sequence ATGGATAAAAAATTAATAGCAAATTGGCTTGAAGAAGAAAAAAATGCCCATATCCAAGGTTGGGATTTTTCTTATATACATGGAAGATATGAAGAAGAAAATGATTTACCTTGGGATTATAAAAATATTATTAAACAATATTTGAAAGCAGAATACAAATTATTAGATATTGATACTGGTGGTGGAGAATTTCTTTTAACATTTGAACATCCTTTTAAAAATACAAGTGTAACTGAGAATTACCCTCCTAATATTGAATTTTGTAAAAAAAATTTAGTTCCTCTTGGAATAAATCTTTATGAAACTGATGGAGCTAGTTTACTTCCTTTTAAGGATAATGAATTTGACATAATAATTAATAAACATGGTAATTTTAATATAAGTGAATTATTTCGTATTTTAAAAACTGGTGGTATTTTTATAACTCAGCAAGTTGGAGCTGAAAATGATAAAGAACTTATCGAATTACTTTTACCCAAGACTGAGTTTCCATTTCCAAACTTATATTTAAAAAATATATCTAAAAAATTTAAAGAAACTGGATTTAAAATTTTACAAGAGCAGGAAGCTTTTTGCCCAATAAAATTTTATGATATTGGAGCTCTTGTTTGGTATGCACATATTATTGAATGGGAATTTCCAAATTTTTCTGTTAATAATTGTTTAGAAAATTTATTTAAAGCACAAGAAATATTAGAAAAACAAGGTGTAGTTGAAGGAAAAATCCATCGTTTTTTAATTGTTGCTCAAAAATAA
- a CDS encoding DUF1904 domain-containing protein has product MPHLKIRGIEKNLIVENSKEIIDELTKIIGCDRNWFTIEHQNTKYIFDGKIVDGYTFVELYWFARDEKIKKEVADFLTKFIKKINNNKDCCIIFFTLTGDNYCDNGEFF; this is encoded by the coding sequence ATGCCACATTTAAAAATCAGAGGAATAGAAAAAAATTTAATAGTTGAAAATAGCAAAGAAATTATTGATGAATTAACAAAAATTATTGGCTGTGATAGAAATTGGTTTACCATAGAACATCAAAATACAAAGTATATTTTTGATGGAAAAATAGTTGATGGTTATACTTTTGTTGAGTTATACTGGTTTGCCAGAGATGAAAAAATTAAAAAAGAAGTTGCAGATTTTCTAACAAAATTCATTAAGAAAATTAATAACAATAAAGATTGCTGTATTATATTTTTTACTTTAACAGGAGATAACTATTGTGATAATGGAGAATTTTTCTAG
- a CDS encoding toxin-antitoxin system YwqK family antitoxin, which yields MKKNFIICTFIIFLLASFTVFAEREVDLEKLEYDDKSKLVYLEGENEPFTGIAKDYYKDKSLKIEFPYKNGKMEGRGKEYYPSGKFKSDAFFVDGLLQGKSIGYYENGNLEYEENYKDGELDGLIKDYFESGKIKAEINYKNGELDGPAKEYYENGQVYIQESYKNGELDGESLNFDENGNLKSKEVYKNGELVESSNKNIGEVSIPSKKSNTESKLKYYIGISAFLTVIIGLIVYTIFKMLTAFPKTNHLSDEQRSRIFKILMKYDEGKDGLFSAYRMNGVGTGYYRVRSMMVDNEKVYIYAKMFSILYIPTPITLGYLLCYNKDKILASFSNTTFKEAKKEIEETILHL from the coding sequence ATGAAAAAGAATTTTATTATCTGTACTTTTATTATTTTCTTATTAGCTTCTTTTACTGTTTTTGCAGAAAGAGAAGTAGATTTAGAAAAACTTGAATATGATGATAAGAGTAAACTTGTTTATCTCGAAGGAGAAAATGAACCTTTTACAGGAATAGCAAAAGATTATTATAAAGATAAAAGTTTAAAAATTGAATTTCCATATAAAAATGGAAAAATGGAAGGTAGAGGAAAAGAGTATTATCCTAGTGGTAAATTCAAATCAGATGCATTTTTTGTTGATGGGTTATTACAAGGAAAATCAATAGGATATTATGAAAATGGAAATTTAGAATATGAAGAAAATTATAAAGATGGTGAACTAGATGGATTAATTAAAGATTATTTTGAAAGTGGAAAAATAAAAGCTGAAATTAATTATAAAAATGGTGAACTAGATGGACCTGCAAAAGAATATTATGAAAATGGGCAAGTATATATTCAAGAAAGCTATAAAAATGGTGAGCTAGATGGAGAATCACTTAATTTTGATGAAAATGGAAATTTAAAATCAAAAGAAGTTTATAAAAATGGAGAATTGGTTGAAAGTTCTAATAAAAATATAGGAGAAGTTTCTATACCAAGTAAAAAGTCAAATACTGAAAGTAAACTTAAATATTATATAGGTATTTCTGCTTTTTTGACTGTTATAATAGGGCTTATAGTTTACACTATTTTTAAAATGCTTACAGCTTTTCCTAAGACTAATCATTTAAGTGATGAACAAAGAAGTAGAATATTTAAAATTTTAATGAAATATGATGAAGGAAAAGATGGATTATTTTCTGCTTACAGAATGAATGGAGTAGGAACAGGTTATTATAGAGTTCGTTCTATGATGGTAGATAATGAAAAAGTGTATATCTATGCAAAGATGTTCTCAATTTTATATATACCAACTCCAATAACTTTGGGCTATCTCCTTTGCTATAATAAAGATAAAATATTAGCTAGTTTCTCTAATACTACTTTTAAAGAAGCAAAAAAAGAAATAGAAGAAACTATTTTACATTTATAG